catgctcaatatcaTTTGATTGAATAGTTGCCTCAGCTCCTTGTTGTTTGAAGAAACCCTCCACTTCAATTGGTCTTTTTTCACAAAAAGCAGACATGAGATAATAAATCAAGTGTTTCACTAAGATTTCGAATAGCTGTCCCGATTTCAAGTTGATTATGTTTCGCTTCTTCCTTGGAGAAAGACGATCAAAGAATTCCTAATCAAGGTCCTTGCGGATCGGATCATCTGTATAGGATACAAAAAGAAACTCCAGATATTTGATATCTTTCTCTTTGAATGAGATCTCAATTCCAGCTACGGTTTCATTAGATATCTTACAACTAGAATCCCTCTTTTTTCTGATCCGATTCCTCTACCACCGCGAACCCCATGGGAGCTGTCATAGAACGTTATCCAAACGTGGACCCGCTGCTGTCACGATCCTCCTGCGTCTCAAGCGTGAATGCATTTGTCATAGCCATACTGTCGCAAAATTCTTTCCATTGAAAGAATGCCTCTGATGTGGATTTGTATCCACGGATGCGAGCCATCGAGTATCCCTCCACCTGTTGACGACATTCCTCCCAGTTATGGTAGATACCTGGACAACGTAAACCTTTTTCGGCATCTGCACATATTGGGAAATATTAGTAATGTGTCATAAATATTATAGGAAACATAGAACAGCAATATGAAAAATGGCCTTTTGCATTTAGAGTAGAGAATACCTGAGATAACCATGAAGATTACATCATACCTGATATTGTGACTAAATAGACCTGCATAGTTAGTACGTACCCTAAGTAGATATAAGGAGCATAGTCCGACATAATATGAAGTAACGTCCAAAGTAAGAGCAGGTAATACGGGTTTTTAGGCAGTGAGGAATAAGTATTAAATACAGGGCCGAATTCAAAAACGTAATAGTTATCATCCAAAAAATATACAGTCTTCCAGTTGCTTCTCAATAGTGCTAGCAATCAAACAGTATAACAGATAAAAAAAAAGTTTGTCTAGCATTTCAACAGCTAGTATACTTTACCTGCTCATTCAGAAAATCCAAACTATTATCCAAAAAACCAAATGGCTAATCAGTCATATCAAGATAATATCCCGAGAGAGAAGATTAGTGGATAAAAGAACAGTTAGAAGACTGATCTGGTGCAAGTATCATCAGTATAAAGTCGAGCCTCATGGACTCAGGAAGCGAAAGGAACGATGCAGATTGTTGTTCATCTTTGGACAGGATCCTTGTTGCGGGTACGACCTCGTTACTTATGAGGCCATCAATCTGCTCGAGTGTAGGTACAATCTGCTCTATACGTATGACGTCTTTTTCCTTTGTGTATTGTTAGTTCCAAGGACTTGACGGCATCTGCCACCTCACTCATCCCTTTGCCAATTATATCGCAAGGGCGTTCTAATCTGGCTCTCTTCCTAGAACTGGTTGTGCTGCCCGTGTTGATGGAGTTGTTGCTATGTTGATTCAGACTTCTGTTTGCAATATGTGCACTATCATGACTTTGAAATGACCATTGGATGTTATGTCCACTATCTCCCACATCGTCACTTGACAGAACAAGTGTATCGTCATTAAAATCAACTGATGCAGTCGGTGTAAGATCGTCATCGCGAGACTTTCTTGTACCTCTTTGTGTATGCATATTTCCAGTCGAAGCACGAAGTCCAATAGCTCGGTCACTTCCAAATAAGAACATGAGGTCATCATACCTTCTTTTCGATTTCCCACGAACATGTTGGGCATAGGGATGTGACTATTGATAAGGACATAAAAATATATTGATTAGTAAACCTCAATCGAGCAGTTTTGGACAATATAAATGATAAATGAAATTATAACATCTCACCCATATGTAATCATCCCATATGTCATCTGGCGCGGTAACTAACTTCTTGTCGTCATCCCAACCGAACCCACTCGCGTTCAGGGTGTCCCGAACCTCAAAATACAACCTCTTTAGTGATTGCAAACGATTACCAACATGCTTCTCTACAACTAATATCCCTAGTGCACTCCTGACACTTTCCACAACCATTTTATAGGTTTCCTTTTTAAATCCGTTCGCACTCTTGCGGTCGTTAGTAACCACATCCATCAACGTATCGATGAGACAGTTATCCATTTGGTCGGTCCAGCATATAACACCACCTGACATAATTGTCTCATCAAGCGATTTCGATTTGTATTTGCATGGTGTCCTTCAGGGTGTGTCACATATACCTTGCCCAGATTGTTTCGTTGGTGTAGTCTAGTTCATCGTCACTATATACTTCGATAATATAAAAATAGCACAATGAGCATATTTAGTCTGACATGTACAACCAAAGCATCTAGGTCAGGAGGATGCATTAATTTACACTAGCTGAAATATTATACGCAAAAACTTAAGATAGTATATAGAAATGGGGATTTTCAtcattacaatcatccaaaagtaTATAGGGATCTTCTAACACAGGCTGTCTAGGCAAGACGGTACAGTCATGTGATGATATTACCTATTGAAAAAAGTCAAAttacaattcaaatttcaaaccaTACGACTCACAGGATGAGATTCGTTCCACATCCTAGTTGCAATATTGTCTCGATATGTCGCACATTCGTCCTTCTCACATTGTGTCACGTTAATATCGCATGGAGATAAATCTATACTCTCCAATACATCTGTAGATGAGATTTAATCTTCTACCAAACCATGTCCTCCAGATATACTGATAAAGTTATGTAAAACATAACATGCGATGACTATCTTCACCTGTGTTAAAAGGTTGTATGGTGGAGCTGATTTGAGGATTGGAAAGTGGGCTTTCAATACTCCAAAAATTCTTTTTATAACGTTTCTTAGTTGAGCATACCGATAGTTGAATAGTTCTTTCTTGTTGGAAAGATTGTGGCCCGTGCGGTACTCATTGAGGTGATACCGTATACTACGGTAAGGAGCCATAAATCCTGGAGAATGAGCGTAACCAGCATCAACTATGTAATACTTACCTACAATTAATTACGATGAATTATCAATCTAATTGTGTGGAAAATCATATTATCAATTGGCTGTCAGACAGTTATAAACTCAGTACCCATAGCCATAGTAAACCGATCGATGGAACGTATCAAAGCACTCTGTAAGATGCGTGTGTCAGAAGCTGATCCCTCCCATCCAGCAAGCACATATACGAACTTCATGTCAAATGTACATGCACCCAGCACGTTCTAAGAAAGTACCCCTTTCCTGTTACGGTAAGTTGTACTTTTCAATGCTGGTACATAGGCGGGTATATGAGTCCCATCAATTGCACCAATGCAGTCCTATGTTCACCGTGAATAATCAGGAAAACAGATAAAGTATATGACATTGCACAACATTGCATAATCTGATTTTAACATACTTGAAAGTAATCATTCCAGTTAGGATTGGCTAGGATCTCGACTGGTGTATCCGCACCTTGGAGTTTCATGAACTCCGAATACAAGCCGATAATAGCATCCACCGCTTTACTAAAATAGCAGCTCACCGTTTCTCCAGATCTTATAAACCGATGCCCGATGACACGGTTTCTAACATTATGTCCTACCGTGTGAAGGAACATGACAAGTTATTCCTCCATAGATATATGTTTTCTATCTGGAAGTAGATTTTTATCCTTAAAAAGACGAGTATAGGTTGAAGAATGTAGCTTTGTTCATTCGAAATTGTGCTACACACTTATTGTCACCCGCTCTTATAATCACATTTATTAGCTTCCTTCTTTCAAAGTCTCCGAATCTGGAGGgtgatttaaataaaatattattgcaATATTCACCGACAACAATTGTTGTAGTTGCTGCAGTAAGTGTATCTGCAAAGGTAGCCATTTCGTCCTCCGTCCATCCATGTGCATCcatgttttgttgttttcttgTATAACATATCGACTGTTCGGATGATTCAGCAACATCAAACACATCAATATTCAGCACCAATTCCATATATCTGGTCTAGGGAATTTTGAAAGGTTCAGTCCATATTTGGTATCCTATGTCTTCTTAAATGAAATTATTATATTGGTGCTTCAGTTTCTACGAAAATTATACGTATTTCTAAGCTGTCAATCAAGAGGCTGTCCATCAGACCATTCAGGGTGAGGTTGAAGTCGTTGTCAACTCCATACTAAGAAATGAGTCATAATGTTTTTCTATATAGGTTCATTGACTGACTTAGAGAGACAGTTAGCCAAGGGGGATGAAAATGTAGGGGTTGTTTAGGTTTTACATGAGGTGCATTTGAATTGTGTGCAATTAGCTTGAGCATGTTCAGCTAACGCGAGCATGAGATAAAGGCTACAAATGATAAGTAACCATGTTCAAATAGTAGAACAAATATCTGTCATGGTTGATAGCTGTCTCAGCATGTTTAGTTAACCTTGGGAAAGATAACATAACAAATGATAGGTAACCATGTTTAGATTGTAGAACAAATATCTGTCATGGTTAATAGCTGTCTTAACATGTTTAGTTAACCATGACAAAGATAATATAACAAATGGTAAGTAACCATGTTCAGATAGCATAACAAATATCTGTTATGGTTGATAGCTGTCTCAGCATTTTCAGGTAACTATGGGAAAGATAATATAACAAATGATAGATAATCATGTTCAGATTGTAGAACAAATATCTGTTATGGTTGATAGCTGTCTCAACATGTTTAGTTAACCATGAGAAAGATAATATAATAATTGATGAGTAACCATGTTTAGATAGCATAACAAATATCTGTTATGGTTGATAGCTGTCTCAGCATGTTCAGTTACCATGAGAAAGATAATATAACAAATGATAGGTAACCATGTTTAGATAATAGAACAAATATCTGTCATGGTTCATAGCCGTCTCAGCATGTTTAGTTAACCATGGTAAAGATAATATAACACATGATAAGTAACCATGTTCAGATCAAATATCTGCCATGGTGGATAGCTGTCTCAGCATGTTTAATTAACCATGACAAAGATAATATAACAAATGATAAGTAACCATGTTCAGATAACATAATAAATATCTGTCATGGTTGATAGCTGTCTCAACATGTTCAGCTAACCATGGGAAAGATAATATAACAAATGATAGGTAACCATGTTCAGATAGTAGAACAAATATCTGTCATGGTTGATAGCTGTCTTAGCATGTTTCGTTAACCATGGCAAAGATAATATAACAAATGATAAGTAACCATATTCAGATAGTAGAACAAATATCTGCCATGGTAGATAGTTGTCTCAGCATGTTCAGTTAACCATGACAAAGATAATATAAGAAATGATAGTTAACCATGTCCAGATAGTAGAACAAATATCAGTCATGGTTGATAATTGTATCTATTTGTTCAGTTAACCATGACAAAGATAATATAAGAAATGATAGGTAACCATGTCCAGATAGTAGAACAAATATCAGTCATGGTTGATAACTGTCTCTATTTGTTCAATTAACCATGACAATGATAATATAAGAAATGATAAGTAACCATGTTTAGATAATACAACAAATATCTGTCATGGCTGTTAGTTGTCTCAGAATGTTCAGTTAACCTGAGCATGAGATGATGTAAGAAATCATCCCAACACACACAGCTGAAATCAGTCTCATCCTTGTTCAGTTAACCAGAGCATGAGATGATGTAAGAGATTAATTAACTACACAGACATCTAAAATCAGTCACAGCATAGTCGGTTAACCTGAGCATGAGATGATGTAAGAAATCATAGCTACACACACAATCAAAATCAGTCATGGCATTTTCAGTCTTACCGTGGCTCTGTTAGAATAACAAATGAGAGCTACACACACAGCTAAAATCAGTCTCAGCATGTTCAGttaacaaattttttttaaggaaTGACAAATGATATCTACACACAGCTGAAATCAGTCTCAGCATGTTTAGTTAACCATGGCAGAGATGATATAACTTCTGATATCTACACACACAGTCGAGCGAGTATCCCATGTGCCTATTGGACTGGGAATGTATCAAGGAAAGAGCCATGCATTGAGCACATTCATTGTGAAAGTAGAAGAAGGAGAACATAAGGTTGTTGGTTGTCAGCACCTATACGATGGCCCACCATT
This region of Magnolia sinica isolate HGM2019 chromosome 1, MsV1, whole genome shotgun sequence genomic DNA includes:
- the LOC131246275 gene encoding uncharacterized protein LOC131246275, which gives rise to MDNCLIDTLMDVVTNDRKSANGFKKETYKMVVESVRSALGILVVEKHVGNRLQSLKRLYFEVRDTLNASGFGWDDDKKLVTAPDDIWDDYIWSHPYAQHVRGKSKRRYDDLMFLFGSDRAIGLRASTGNMHTQRGTRKSRDDDLTPTASVDFNDDTLVLSSDDVGDSGHNIQWSFQSHDSAHIANRSLNQHSNNSINTGSTTSSRKRARLERPCDIIGKGMSEVADAVKSLELTIHKGKRRHTYRADCTYTRAD